The Falsibacillus albus genome has a window encoding:
- a CDS encoding GNAT family N-acetyltransferase yields the protein MFTLKVNEELSLKLLEKEDAKELFALVDESRNYLREWLPWVDNMKHEKEYEPVIEMWLKQFAAHDGFQVGILYKGYLAGMVGYHGINWSNRRTSIGYWLAEKYQGNGIMTAAVKALIDLAFEEYQLNRVEIQCGVENHKSKSIPERLGFKQDGIVRDAEYLYDHFHDCVMYSILAKEWK from the coding sequence ATGTTTACATTAAAAGTGAATGAAGAACTATCATTAAAATTACTTGAAAAGGAAGACGCCAAGGAATTGTTCGCACTGGTGGATGAGTCCCGGAACTATTTGAGGGAGTGGCTTCCGTGGGTGGATAACATGAAACATGAAAAGGAATATGAACCGGTCATCGAAATGTGGTTGAAACAGTTCGCCGCACATGACGGTTTTCAAGTCGGCATCCTCTATAAAGGATATTTAGCAGGCATGGTTGGATATCATGGCATCAATTGGTCAAATAGGAGAACGAGCATCGGCTATTGGCTTGCCGAAAAATATCAGGGCAACGGAATCATGACAGCCGCTGTAAAGGCTTTGATTGACCTGGCTTTTGAAGAATATCAATTGAATCGCGTTGAAATCCAGTGTGGTGTGGAGAATCACAAAAGCAAAAGCATCCCTGAACGCCTTGGATTTAAGCAGGATGGAATCGTCAGGGATGCTGAATACTTATATGACCATTTCCACGACTGTGTGATGTACAGCATTCTAGCGAAAGAATGGAAGTAA
- a CDS encoding YibE/F family protein translates to MNIFDNTIKKLTYKQIILYAVIGLCFAASVLFVYHNEAFYKRTIAEVAKTSVDGTKKVTDAHGNVDHLYTQRITAEITNGKEKGKRIDLTNKFSSSGAYDQAYRVGNKLFVSVDKQLNEHGDLTGSIIDVKRDKYVLVMAWIFIITLLLVGKKQGVLSIISLAVNASLMSYALDVYVHHSDMSLLWICGILVILFTVISLLLISGFNEKTYAAITATLLGIFLSLGIAYLVIASTTGLRYEEMQFLTRPYRLVFMAGLFVGSLGAVMDVAITISSSIFGLFEKNRSVPMKALRTSGMDIGKDVMGTLTNILFFVYASGSIPVIILYLKNGSSLDFTLSMNLSLEFARALAGGIGIVLTIPISVYTSIFFVKRKRNSL, encoded by the coding sequence TTGAATATTTTCGATAACACCATAAAAAAACTGACCTACAAGCAAATCATATTGTATGCCGTCATAGGGCTTTGTTTTGCCGCCTCCGTTTTGTTTGTGTATCACAACGAAGCCTTCTATAAACGTACGATCGCCGAGGTGGCCAAAACGAGCGTCGACGGTACAAAGAAAGTGACCGATGCTCATGGCAATGTCGATCATTTGTACACCCAGCGCATCACAGCGGAAATCACAAATGGCAAAGAGAAAGGGAAGCGGATTGATCTGACGAATAAGTTCTCATCCTCCGGTGCCTACGATCAAGCATACCGCGTTGGCAATAAGTTATTTGTTTCGGTTGATAAACAGTTAAATGAACATGGGGATTTGACCGGATCGATCATAGACGTAAAGCGTGACAAGTACGTATTGGTGATGGCATGGATTTTTATCATCACGTTGCTTCTCGTGGGGAAAAAGCAAGGAGTTCTCTCGATTATCAGTTTGGCGGTCAATGCTAGTTTGATGTCGTACGCATTGGATGTATATGTCCATCACTCCGACATGAGCTTGTTATGGATATGCGGGATATTGGTGATTTTGTTTACCGTCATTTCCTTGCTACTTATCAGCGGTTTCAATGAAAAGACGTATGCCGCGATCACTGCGACCTTGCTGGGAATCTTTCTATCGCTTGGCATCGCCTATCTCGTGATCGCGTCCACTACTGGTCTGCGTTATGAAGAAATGCAATTTCTGACACGCCCGTATCGACTCGTGTTCATGGCAGGGCTTTTTGTCGGATCCTTAGGTGCCGTCATGGATGTAGCCATTACCATCTCATCTTCCATCTTTGGGTTGTTTGAAAAAAATCGCAGCGTGCCGATGAAAGCACTTAGAACATCCGGAATGGATATTGGAAAAGATGTGATGGGAACCCTGACCAATATTTTGTTTTTTGTGTACGCGAGCGGTTCGATTCCAGTGATCATCTTATATTTGAAGAATGGATCCTCGTTGGACTTTACGCTTTCGATGAACCTCTCATTGGAATTTGCCCGTGCCTTGGCAGGGGGGATTGGCATCGTGCTGACCATTCCGATAAGTGTATACACGTCCATTTTTTTTGTTAAGCGAAAGAGGAACAGCTTATGA
- a CDS encoding HAD hydrolase-like protein, whose translation MLKSLIFDMDGTLFQTDKILELSLDDTFSHLRSLGQWENETPIEKYREIMGVPLPRVWEALMPDHSGQLREEMNDYFLERLIENISGGKGALYPNVEEVFSFLKENGYSIFIASNGLIDYLQAIVSHYHLDKWVTETFSIQQIQSLDKGELVNTILSKYDIKEAAVVGDRLSDINAAKDNGLIAVGCNFDFAKEEELAQADIVIDDLMELKTILPRFSIKHRE comes from the coding sequence ATGTTAAAATCACTGATCTTCGATATGGATGGAACACTGTTTCAAACTGATAAAATCTTAGAACTATCACTCGATGACACCTTCAGCCATCTGCGCTCACTAGGCCAATGGGAAAATGAAACACCGATCGAAAAGTATCGTGAAATCATGGGTGTTCCGCTGCCCCGCGTATGGGAAGCGTTAATGCCTGACCATTCAGGACAGCTAAGGGAAGAAATGAACGATTATTTTCTGGAAAGATTAATAGAGAATATTAGCGGGGGAAAAGGCGCCCTCTACCCGAACGTAGAGGAAGTCTTCAGTTTTTTAAAAGAAAATGGCTATTCCATATTCATCGCGAGCAATGGGCTGATCGACTATTTACAAGCCATTGTGAGCCATTATCATTTGGACAAGTGGGTCACGGAAACGTTCAGTATCCAGCAGATCCAATCCCTTGATAAAGGCGAGCTGGTCAACACGATTTTATCCAAATATGACATAAAAGAAGCAGCAGTCGTCGGAGACCGCCTCTCAGATATTAATGCCGCGAAAGATAACGGCTTAATCGCTGTGGGGTGTAATTTCGATTTCGCCAAGGAAGAAGAGCTGGCGCAGGCAGATATCGTCATTGATGATCTGATGGAACTGAAAACCATTTTGCCTAGGTTCAGCATTAAGCATAGGGAGTAG
- a CDS encoding DinB family protein, with the protein MNFDIEEAIEVLERTPKTLEYVLSGLSAGWVQCDEGEGTWNAAEVIDHLIEGEKTNWIPRLEFLLQEGEGKPFPPFGRFSHLHNDQKHSIEYKLHEFITIRKESIKKLRAISECSLDYERTGSHPAFGSVKARELLSTWVVHDLTHISQIVRVMAERYRADVGPWVEYLGILKKK; encoded by the coding sequence ATGAATTTTGATATAGAGGAAGCGATTGAGGTGTTGGAGCGGACGCCGAAAACGCTGGAGTATGTTTTGTCCGGGCTGTCTGCCGGATGGGTGCAATGCGATGAGGGCGAAGGTACGTGGAATGCCGCGGAAGTCATTGACCATTTGATTGAAGGCGAGAAAACGAACTGGATCCCCAGGCTGGAATTTTTGCTGCAGGAAGGTGAGGGCAAACCCTTTCCTCCCTTTGGTCGTTTTTCCCATCTCCATAATGACCAAAAACATTCGATCGAGTATAAACTGCATGAATTTATTACGATTCGGAAGGAAAGCATAAAGAAATTAAGAGCGATCAGCGAGTGCAGCCTCGATTATGAACGGACCGGTTCCCACCCGGCATTTGGCTCTGTCAAAGCAAGGGAGCTGCTGTCCACTTGGGTCGTACATGACCTCACTCACATCTCTCAAATTGTCCGGGTGATGGCGGAGCGATATCGGGCGGATGTCGGGCCGTGGGTGGAGTATTTGGGGATTTTGAAGAAGAAATGA
- a CDS encoding GyrI-like domain-containing protein, producing MELKEVIKKAFVLVGYSAAGKWGCDAVYPIPSLWGKSIKFISDHQVEKIVGVCLPPRSDHYFYTCGMEMVSVDFGKIEKGMTVHTFPAQKYVVFKHLGPAKSIPHTYRKLWDVFDKQGYAIKEGVPEIEIVKTNLFGKEETDEYEMEIWVPVH from the coding sequence ATGGAATTGAAAGAAGTGATAAAGAAAGCATTTGTGCTGGTCGGCTACAGTGCCGCAGGAAAATGGGGGTGTGATGCCGTCTATCCGATCCCTAGTTTATGGGGAAAATCGATTAAATTTATTTCTGACCACCAAGTAGAAAAAATTGTCGGCGTCTGCCTGCCGCCACGAAGCGACCACTATTTCTATACGTGCGGCATGGAAATGGTGTCAGTTGATTTCGGAAAAATTGAAAAAGGAATGACTGTGCATACTTTTCCAGCACAAAAATACGTGGTGTTCAAGCATCTCGGTCCCGCTAAAAGCATTCCCCATACTTATAGAAAGCTCTGGGACGTATTTGACAAACAGGGTTATGCAATTAAAGAAGGTGTGCCTGAAATTGAAATCGTCAAAACCAATCTGTTCGGGAAAGAAGAAACCGATGAATATGAGATGGAAATATGGGTGCCGGTACATTGA
- a CDS encoding alpha/beta hydrolase family protein, which translates to MLKLLKIPSGEDVIIGRIYIAEGEGPHPTALFLHGFPGVMMNLDTAAELQERGINVLVINYRGTWGSQGTFSFTHSLEDVGAALHYIKEKEAASENRIDAERIVLVGHSFGGFLALVAAASDPTIKAAASLSGANFGLFARLVEQDPDFEPQLAEVLRESTYFLNGASVGAIIEEIKINKEEWNTFQIAPRLADKKILLTAAAYDSQLPKSQFHDPLAAMLQDAGARNLQCKVFDTDHNYIDMRKELASTLYGWMMDVV; encoded by the coding sequence ATGTTAAAACTTTTAAAAATTCCAAGCGGTGAAGATGTGATCATTGGGAGAATATACATTGCAGAAGGGGAAGGGCCGCATCCAACGGCTCTTTTTCTGCATGGGTTTCCGGGAGTCATGATGAATCTGGATACAGCTGCGGAACTTCAGGAGCGGGGAATCAACGTATTGGTCATAAATTACCGAGGCACATGGGGGAGTCAAGGAACATTCTCGTTCACCCATTCATTAGAAGATGTAGGTGCAGCCCTTCACTACATTAAAGAAAAGGAAGCTGCCAGCGAAAATCGAATCGATGCGGAGCGGATTGTACTGGTGGGGCATAGCTTTGGCGGTTTCTTGGCACTAGTTGCAGCCGCATCGGATCCAACAATAAAAGCTGCCGCGTCGCTTTCTGGAGCCAATTTCGGATTGTTTGCACGACTAGTGGAACAGGACCCAGACTTTGAGCCCCAGCTAGCGGAAGTGCTAAGAGAAAGCACCTATTTCCTGAATGGTGCATCGGTCGGGGCGATTATAGAAGAAATCAAAATTAATAAAGAGGAGTGGAATACGTTTCAAATTGCCCCGCGACTCGCAGACAAAAAAATTCTCTTAACTGCTGCAGCATATGACAGTCAGCTGCCAAAATCTCAATTCCATGATCCACTTGCTGCGATGCTTCAAGATGCTGGTGCCCGAAACCTTCAATGCAAAGTTTTTGATACCGATCATAACTACATCGATATGCGAAAAGAACTAGCGTCCACTTTGTATGGGTGGATGATGGACGTGGTGTGA
- a CDS encoding YwaF family protein, with protein MFSATEMRTFELFSVPHITVLLIFVAISFLLIFFKGYLKPRQSVIKWVLFWALVICEVSGQIWNIATDQWDVGSLPLQLCSFSMFLIIYLCFKPNPKVFYVLFFIGFLPPILSMVTPELFYQFPHYSFLRYFLFHSAIAWSVLYFIVYEGYRVPIKAIWTGFLMINALAVPIFFINILLGTNFLYLASPTESETILSFFGTGIMYYINLEIAAVIVFFISYIPMALLVKREGRKVEGSR; from the coding sequence ATGTTTTCGGCTACAGAAATGCGCACGTTCGAATTGTTTTCTGTTCCGCATATCACTGTACTTTTGATCTTTGTGGCGATATCATTTCTTCTTATTTTTTTCAAAGGTTACTTGAAGCCCCGGCAGTCGGTCATCAAATGGGTGCTGTTCTGGGCGCTGGTCATATGTGAAGTGTCCGGCCAGATCTGGAACATCGCAACCGATCAATGGGATGTTGGCAGTTTGCCGCTGCAGCTATGCTCCTTCAGTATGTTTCTGATCATCTATTTATGCTTCAAGCCGAATCCTAAAGTGTTTTATGTATTGTTTTTCATTGGTTTCCTCCCGCCCATCCTAAGCATGGTCACACCCGAATTGTTCTACCAATTTCCCCACTACAGCTTCCTAAGATACTTCTTGTTTCATTCCGCCATCGCCTGGTCCGTTTTGTATTTCATCGTCTATGAGGGATATCGCGTCCCGATCAAAGCCATTTGGACCGGCTTCCTAATGATCAATGCCCTCGCCGTCCCTATCTTTTTCATCAACATTCTCCTCGGCACTAATTTCTTATATCTGGCAAGCCCGACCGAATCCGAAACCATTTTATCCTTTTTCGGCACCGGCATCATGTATTACATCAACCTGGAAATCGCAGCGGTAATCGTCTTTTTCATCTCGTACATCCCGATGGCGCTGCTTGTGAAGCGGGAGGGGAGGAAGGTGGAAGGATCCCGATAG
- a CDS encoding YibE/F family protein produces the protein MNVLVVLSVILFILMVWVGGNQGARSFISLFFNFGVLLIAIFFMLDHHLNPILITMIACAVSSCINLFFINEFNRKTITAFISTLITIVILLIFIDIVASMAMIQGFGKEQLQELAPYSLYIGVDFVKIGVAVIIISTIGGITEVAISITSSMEEMLNHHPSIGRKELFLSGLRVGKDILGTDTNTLFFAFFGSYMALLIWFKDLHYSIGKIVNSKIFSAEMITIFCAGIGIALIIPIASGINAYFSVKTKER, from the coding sequence ATGAATGTATTAGTCGTTTTATCAGTCATATTGTTTATATTGATGGTTTGGGTTGGCGGAAACCAAGGTGCCCGGTCTTTTATTTCGTTGTTTTTTAACTTTGGGGTGCTCCTTATCGCCATATTCTTCATGCTGGATCATCATCTTAATCCGATTCTCATAACCATGATCGCATGTGCCGTGAGCAGCTGCATCAATCTATTTTTCATTAATGAATTTAATCGGAAAACCATCACGGCATTCATTTCTACGCTCATCACGATTGTGATCCTGCTCATATTTATTGATATCGTGGCGAGCATGGCGATGATTCAGGGATTTGGTAAGGAACAATTACAGGAGCTTGCGCCATATTCCCTTTATATTGGCGTGGATTTTGTGAAAATTGGAGTCGCAGTGATTATCATAAGCACCATCGGAGGTATAACGGAAGTCGCAATTTCCATTACATCCTCGATGGAGGAGATGTTGAATCATCATCCATCCATTGGCAGGAAAGAGTTATTCTTATCGGGGCTGCGAGTCGGGAAGGATATTTTGGGAACGGATACGAATACCTTGTTCTTCGCCTTTTTTGGCAGCTATATGGCCTTGCTCATATGGTTTAAAGATTTACACTATTCCATCGGAAAAATCGTGAATTCCAAAATATTCAGTGCGGAAATGATCACTATTTTTTGTGCGGGCATTGGAATCGCACTGATTATTCCGATTGCCTCGGGGATCAACGCCTATTTTTCAGTGAAAACTAAAGAGAGATAA
- a CDS encoding CPBP family intramembrane glutamic endopeptidase: MFIIAVLLLCIIIGYPIWDYLYMKHADFSNNYKMYWTIIIPQWIFTGVFLIYFFATKRSIKDLFIVSTPILHDQSAHLKQVFWGVLSTIAIFGLIFLFSKKLKQNLLSYFERQMDSIRFMLPSTFGERLLFALVALTAGFCEEVVFRGVMLYYFNHIDLQLSIIPLMIVMSLLFGIVHLYQGWKGVVGTAYMGGALLYVYLATGNLWICILIHFLIDVKFVFTSNKKPASSQEVQIPV; the protein is encoded by the coding sequence ATGTTCATCATCGCCGTTCTATTATTGTGCATCATTATCGGGTACCCGATTTGGGATTACCTTTATATGAAGCACGCGGATTTTTCCAACAACTATAAAATGTATTGGACGATCATCATTCCGCAATGGATCTTTACCGGAGTGTTTTTAATCTATTTTTTCGCCACCAAACGCTCCATTAAAGATTTGTTTATCGTCAGCACTCCGATTCTTCATGATCAATCAGCCCATTTAAAACAGGTTTTTTGGGGTGTGTTATCCACCATCGCCATATTCGGATTGATTTTTCTGTTTTCAAAAAAACTTAAGCAAAATCTCCTATCCTATTTTGAACGTCAAATGGACAGCATCCGCTTCATGCTTCCGTCTACCTTTGGGGAGAGGCTTCTCTTTGCTCTTGTCGCTCTGACCGCCGGCTTTTGCGAGGAGGTTGTCTTTCGCGGGGTGATGCTGTACTACTTCAATCATATTGATCTTCAATTATCGATTATCCCGCTGATGATCGTAATGAGCTTGTTATTCGGCATCGTTCATTTATACCAAGGATGGAAAGGTGTCGTTGGTACGGCTTACATGGGGGGAGCATTGCTTTACGTCTACCTTGCGACTGGAAACCTTTGGATATGCATCCTGATTCATTTTCTGATCGATGTGAAATTTGTGTTTACGTCTAATAAAAAGCCCGCGTCTTCTCAAGAGGTTCAAATACCTGTGTAA
- a CDS encoding dienelactone hydrolase family protein, which translates to MTYIVIKMDYMRFIALKVIILKLRFLQVKEAILSKLRDMKFIELEEKTMAEVLLLHHVLGRTKGIEAIADQLRDAGHTVHVPDLFDGCIFSSLEEGLGYVKEIGFGEVTARGVRAAGELSRDVVYAGFSLGVPAAQQLAQTREGARGALFFHACLPTSSFESQWPVDLPVQIHAMSADPFFVEDGDIDAARELVASADHAELFLYEGKEHLFTDSSIPAYDADATKLVIKRVLDFLA; encoded by the coding sequence ATGACGTATATTGTTATCAAAATGGATTACATGCGGTTCATCGCTTTAAAAGTGATCATTTTGAAGTTACGGTTCTTGCAGGTCAAAGAGGCAATTTTGTCGAAACTTAGAGATATGAAATTTATTGAATTGGAGGAAAAAACGATGGCAGAAGTTTTGTTGTTACACCATGTTTTAGGCCGAACGAAGGGGATTGAAGCAATCGCGGATCAACTGAGAGATGCGGGACATACTGTGCATGTGCCAGATTTATTTGACGGATGCATCTTTTCCTCACTGGAAGAAGGCTTGGGATATGTTAAGGAAATCGGATTTGGAGAAGTGACCGCGCGCGGCGTCCGGGCAGCCGGCGAGCTTTCACGCGATGTCGTTTATGCTGGCTTTTCACTCGGTGTCCCAGCAGCACAGCAGCTCGCTCAAACCCGTGAAGGCGCCAGGGGTGCACTGTTTTTTCATGCCTGCCTCCCGACCTCGTCGTTCGAATCTCAGTGGCCGGTCGACTTGCCTGTGCAAATTCACGCCATGAGTGCAGATCCTTTTTTCGTTGAAGACGGCGACATCGACGCGGCCCGTGAACTTGTGGCGTCGGCTGATCACGCTGAACTTTTTCTATACGAAGGCAAGGAACATCTCTTCACCGACAGCAGTATACCGGCTTACGATGCTGACGCGACCAAGCTCGTGATCAAGCGGGTTCTCGACTTTCTCGCATAG
- a CDS encoding aminoglycoside phosphotransferase family protein: protein MNDQLKGKIEKEIGEINKIELLAEQGWTSQVSKIVSVEGTYLLKSAFQEKYRTWLKEEAGILEKLSYEKEVPVPSYHGFIEEKDASHLFMSFENGRSLTAALRDAASTTEKRALVKSFGRFLQHYHEMEPIKLLEKEGEWLERQLILAQRYVESGQADGTMELLNQLKTQKPSSVKQTMIHGDCTTDNVFVIDREVQLFIDIAGMTVGDPRYDISLAIRKFTPELIQAFYEGYTRYQVTKEEYQFFDEGLYEFF, encoded by the coding sequence ATGAACGACCAATTAAAGGGGAAAATCGAGAAAGAAATAGGGGAAATCAACAAGATAGAATTACTGGCTGAACAAGGATGGACGTCACAAGTGAGTAAGATCGTTTCAGTCGAAGGTACATATTTGCTTAAGAGTGCTTTCCAAGAAAAATATCGGACATGGCTGAAGGAAGAGGCTGGAATTTTAGAAAAACTGAGTTATGAGAAAGAGGTCCCCGTCCCTTCATATCACGGATTCATTGAAGAAAAGGATGCCAGCCATCTATTCATGTCGTTTGAAAATGGCAGGAGCTTAACGGCTGCGTTGAGAGACGCAGCATCCACCACCGAAAAGCGAGCCCTGGTGAAAAGCTTCGGACGATTTCTTCAACACTATCACGAAATGGAGCCGATCAAACTGCTTGAGAAAGAAGGGGAGTGGCTGGAACGACAGCTGATTCTAGCCCAAAGATATGTGGAAAGCGGACAAGCGGATGGGACAATGGAGTTATTAAACCAGTTAAAGACTCAAAAGCCTTCTTCGGTGAAACAAACCATGATTCACGGAGACTGCACAACGGATAACGTGTTCGTCATCGATCGGGAAGTGCAGCTGTTCATTGATATCGCCGGCATGACAGTGGGGGACCCCCGCTATGACATATCCTTGGCCATCCGGAAATTCACCCCGGAACTGATTCAAGCGTTCTATGAAGGATACACACGCTATCAAGTCACGAAGGAAGAATATCAATTTTTTGATGAAGGACTTTATGAGTTTTTTTGA
- a CDS encoding amino acid permease, which produces MGGKGVENNKELNRGLKARHIQMIALGGTIGVGLFMGSASTIHWTGPSVMLAYAIAGVFIFFIMRAMGEMLYVEPSTGSFATFGYKYIHPLAGYLTAWSNWFQWVVVGMSEIIAVGAYMQYWFPDLPAWLPGLIALIMLGAANLISVKSFGEVEFWFAMIKIVTIILMIIAGLGLVLFGIGNGGHAIGISNLWTHGGFFAGGWKGFFFALALVIGAYQGVELIGITAGEAENPKKTLRSAIQSIIWRILVFYIGAIFIIVTVYPWNELNSVGSPFVATFAKIGITAAAGFINFVVITAAMSGCNSGIYSAGRMLYTLGVNGQAPKVFKKVSAHGVPLVGTIGVLLGLVVGVILSYIAPKNLFVYVYSASVLPGMIPWFVILISQIRFRKAKGEQMDKHPFKMPFAPVTNYLTIAFLIFVLVGMWYNEDTRVSLIAGFVFLGLVVVSYYAFGISKKVPQEIQEKDEVA; this is translated from the coding sequence ATGGGAGGAAAAGGTGTGGAAAACAACAAAGAGTTAAACAGGGGATTGAAAGCCCGCCATATTCAGATGATTGCCCTGGGGGGAACGATCGGCGTAGGGTTGTTCATGGGGTCTGCCAGTACGATTCATTGGACAGGACCGTCTGTCATGCTAGCCTATGCAATTGCGGGAGTCTTTATCTTTTTCATCATGCGCGCCATGGGGGAAATGCTGTACGTGGAGCCAAGCACCGGTTCCTTTGCGACATTCGGCTACAAATATATCCACCCGCTTGCCGGTTACCTGACAGCTTGGAGCAACTGGTTTCAATGGGTCGTTGTCGGGATGTCTGAAATTATTGCTGTAGGCGCTTACATGCAATACTGGTTCCCGGATCTTCCTGCATGGCTTCCCGGGTTGATTGCTCTGATTATGCTCGGTGCAGCGAATCTGATTTCGGTCAAATCATTCGGTGAGGTTGAATTCTGGTTTGCCATGATTAAGATTGTCACGATCATACTTATGATCATTGCGGGATTGGGGCTGGTCCTTTTTGGCATCGGAAACGGAGGCCATGCGATTGGCATCTCCAATCTTTGGACGCACGGCGGATTCTTTGCCGGCGGATGGAAAGGCTTCTTCTTTGCCTTGGCCCTGGTCATCGGCGCCTATCAAGGAGTGGAGCTGATCGGGATCACAGCAGGTGAAGCTGAAAACCCGAAAAAAACGCTGCGAAGTGCCATCCAAAGCATCATTTGGCGCATCCTTGTCTTTTACATAGGGGCAATCTTCATCATCGTCACGGTCTACCCTTGGAATGAGCTGAATTCAGTGGGAAGCCCATTTGTTGCGACATTTGCCAAAATCGGAATCACGGCAGCTGCAGGCTTCATTAACTTTGTCGTCATCACCGCGGCCATGTCCGGCTGTAACAGCGGAATCTACTCTGCTGGTAGAATGCTTTATACGTTAGGTGTGAACGGCCAGGCACCGAAAGTCTTCAAGAAGGTTTCTGCCCATGGGGTGCCATTGGTCGGCACGATCGGGGTACTGCTGGGCCTTGTCGTCGGTGTCATCTTAAGCTATATCGCACCTAAGAATCTATTCGTCTATGTTTATAGTGCCAGCGTCCTTCCGGGAATGATCCCTTGGTTCGTCATCCTGATCAGCCAAATTCGCTTCCGGAAAGCAAAAGGGGAGCAAATGGACAAGCATCCATTCAAAATGCCATTTGCCCCGGTGACCAACTACTTGACGATTGCCTTCCTGATCTTTGTGCTCGTCGGCATGTGGTACAACGAAGACACACGCGTATCGCTCATCGCTGGATTCGTCTTCCTCGGACTCGTTGTCGTCAGCTACTATGCTTTCGGCATCAGCAAGAAGGTGCCGCAGGAGATCCAGGAAAAGGACGAAGTGGCGTAA
- a CDS encoding GNAT family N-acetyltransferase produces the protein MGLVGNDIFIRFFKDGDAEDLLDFHVRNGELIQKYSPTFADGYFTLESKRQYIHNSMKLREEDKQYSFGIFLKDNETLIGDVSLYRVSRGSLQRSLIGYSLDHQYTGKGYATEAVSLAVYFAFNELNLHRVDAGVMLSNIGSMRVLEKAGFHKEGIERKGVKINGQWEDHQIFAIISDHN, from the coding sequence ATGGGTCTTGTGGGCAATGATATTTTTATTCGCTTTTTTAAAGACGGAGATGCCGAAGATTTACTCGATTTTCATGTAAGAAACGGCGAGCTGATTCAGAAGTATTCACCGACTTTTGCCGATGGTTATTTTACGCTCGAGTCGAAACGGCAGTATATTCACAATTCCATGAAGCTTAGAGAAGAAGATAAACAATACTCTTTTGGCATCTTTTTAAAAGATAACGAGACATTGATTGGCGATGTATCGCTCTATCGTGTTTCGCGGGGTTCACTTCAGAGAAGCTTGATCGGTTATTCATTGGATCATCAATATACCGGGAAAGGATATGCCACAGAAGCAGTTTCCCTGGCAGTATACTTTGCGTTTAATGAGCTAAACCTGCACCGTGTCGATGCAGGAGTGATGTTGAGCAATATCGGTTCCATGCGGGTTTTGGAAAAGGCCGGTTTCCATAAAGAAGGGATTGAGCGAAAAGGAGTAAAGATTAACGGGCAATGGGAAGATCATCAGATTTTTGCCATCATCTCTGATCATAACTAA
- a CDS encoding YjcZ family sporulation protein translates to MTGYGSGFALVVVLFILLIIIGASFVGGRGYGC, encoded by the coding sequence ATGACTGGATATGGTTCAGGATTCGCATTAGTTGTGGTTCTGTTTATTTTGCTTATCATTATCGGAGCATCCTTTGTTGGTGGTCGAGGCTATGGATGCTAA